A stretch of DNA from Anopheles ziemanni chromosome 3, idAnoZiCoDA_A2_x.2, whole genome shotgun sequence:
aaataatcaataaacaataatCAAGATAAACAATTATCAGTAATGTTCGAAATTTCCAGtctagtttatttttcaaactttgtTCGATATTGCTACCATTGAACAGCATTTCTTCATGCGCTACGTTCCTGTACGGAGTTCTCCAAGTAGTcaattttattagttttattttcattccaaatttGCCATTTGCCGTTCAGTTTCCCCCTGCTTCTCCCCATACAACGGACTTGGAGTGTTTAAATCGTGAATGACATAAGCTGCTCCAACTGTTGGATTGCTCTTGATTGTTTTCCCTCATACTTTGGcaacgttttgtttctacttcaTCCGTTTTTGTCGACACCTCAACACTTTGGCATTTTTATTCATGCGAGTAACATCGATCTTCCTTCGCTTCGGTTGTTAATGGCCACACAGTCTATAATTCATTATTGCTTCCTACCAAAAACCCCTTTATCGATCTCAAGGATCAATGGAGaacatgtaaaaaaaaccttcgccTCCGAGAGACGGTATCGGTATACGGTAATATTTCTAGAAACGCCAACCATTCGCCGCCCAAAAACCGATCCAAGCCTGATCAGCGGAGGAGTTTTattgatgttttctttcgttttgcttttctctttaaaatcacagTATGTTCAACGTAAAACAACTACTACTCCTGTTTCTGGGGCCTGGGGTTTTTCGTCTGATTGATTAGTTATGGTTTCTTCCCCCGTCCGATTCGATCACTTTCTCTAATGCTACTTTAACTATCCCGGTTATTGCCATAACAAACTTGGTCTCCTACTGGAAGTGATGGTGGGATTGGATCATCATGTAACATCTTGAGGAAGTTCAGTAAATTCAGCTGAATTCAGCGTCCCGTCCGTccaagaaaagaaattgaacaAATTCCTGAACAAATTTCGATTAAAAACTATGGATGATCCATCAACACATGCAATTGCTCACGAGAAAAATATGTCATAGTAAAAGATGAGTTATGGTTTAACAAAACTTACAACAACTAACCCTGTTTGCAACCATTCTACTATACTCGCAACCGTACCCGCACTGCGTTAACCCTCAATTTATTTTGGCGACTCGTAGTTTTATGCTTTTAATTTGGTTCCTTTCCTATATTATGCGATGTGAATGCTTTCCCTCCACATTCAACACCTGGTGTTTCTTGTCAATCTTTTGTTCCGTCGACTTCCTACAACCCCTTTTTAATGGCACACAATTATGGTCAAAATCATTCTGAACGATCTGCTGGCATTCGCACACCAAAATCAAGCTAGAAATATTCCGCCATGCAACCACCGGTAACcagaaaacgaaataaacataTTAATCAATGAATAAATCCATACCGTACAGTGATTCAGAGTGCATGGCACCTAAGGTATTTTCCAAGAGGGATTTacgttgtaaaataaaaaaaactggtgaataaaaagaaagatatGTAAAAAGATACGGTATCCGCATTGGCATGACACAGGATTCACCACTCTGAACGGTGGTGATGCGCAGACTCAATCGTACCCTTTCTTAGCAGACGGATCTTAGTTCCAtttgcttttgattttttaatggaTATggattttttgtcaaaaatatGATCTAGTAGGTGTCGAAAAACTCGATAGCCCTCAGTAAACTAGATCGTTTGATTGATGGTAAACGGACGAATTCTTGCAATCCCTGAATCTACACATAGTAAGCGGCATGGACGATACAtcatggagacgcatggtgatTGTATGGCGAGATTGTGAACGATTCAGTTTTAGTTTCTTTCTGGTGGGGGCGGTTTcgcttggtttggtttgtgcACTGCTGTTCCGAACGAAATACGGTACTGTAGAGTGAACCTATCGTTAACAGTACGTAGCCGGTTGGCGATCTGACGAGATCACACCGTACTTTCTGCGTTTAAGGACACACAATGGCAATGAGAATTGGGGTAACTGTTTGTTAAAATACGATACGTTTTAAAATTGTCTAAATCCTTCTATGCTTAATCTTCTCACTCATTACACCTCGTTTCCTCATTTTAATCAATCTTCAATTCTCTTCTCACTCGCATTCATTCTTTTGATTTTCTGTACTGTTCTTCCTCGTTGTCAACttctttcaaaataatttattatttggcTTCTAGTGGTGTGAGCTTGGTACAATCATTCATTTCTAGTAGTTATGGTTCCTTCTCGCTAATAGGCTAAATGCAATTTTTTCTAGTCTGTaactttatttgaaaacagttgttttaccgattttttttttctccgtttgGTGTTGGTTTGTGACTTATATACCACAAACACTGTCTACACCCGCTGCGAGAGGTCTCCGTGTAGATGCCAAGCTTTGCTTCCTCATGGAATTAACCCTTCTTCGAAGACCGTTTTAAAAAGGTTTGTTTGGGGCAAACCATTTTCCGGTGCCATACAACGCTTCATGGTTTATGCATCCATAGTCTTCGACGTGGACGACGTTCTAGTTCGGTAGTTTCtgcgaaaaggggaaaacgtCACGATTTGATTAGAACATGGCAGGCACGAGGATAGTGCAGGAGAATGAAATTACACGCAAAAGCCAGGATTAAACCAAGCAGATGGGGGCTTGCTAAATGTTTCGTTCTTTGAAGACAGTTATTACTATTGCAGCGTAGTCTACTTTACCTCACGGTTGCGAGGCCGCTTTGGGGAAAAGAAAGCCGATAGGAAGGCAGGCTAGAAGCAGGCAGATTAGGAAAAGCCCGACCGCGATCATCCTAGCGGCAGGGAAAGCATAAAGTTCCGGTAAAGGGCAGTACGGTGACGGTGGGGGGATGGGCTGGCGGAATGGCTTCACAATCGGGCGTCGGTGTGACGATGGTGCGATTGGCCACGCGTGTTGCCAGCGGTGGAGGTAGTGCACCGGAGCAAGAGGGAATAGAGTCGGCTTTTGATTAGTTGCACTGCGTTGCTAGGATGTTTGCGGTAACGAAAATTGCGTTAATTCGTTCAAGTAGTTTTATAGACTTTCCGAAGATATCGGGGAACAGTGAACAAGAGAATTGATTTAACCTTTAGTTACACATCCGTTTGAACATTTACATTTGGTTAAATTTACAAGCAACAACACtattaaaaaaacagcaaGGTATGCCTCGTACCGTAGAACACAAACGGCGTTCGTAAAGGCGGTCGAAAACTAGAAAGTTATTCTGACCCTGACCGGAAACATAATGAACTAGATGCAAGCAGGTTTCCATTACAAAGAACTCGAAAGATATTAGAACACATTTGTAGCCTGAAGAAGAAGGAATGTGTAGGAAGAAACTCGCATTGCATAAGGATCTAATTCGTAAAGAATTTTCTATTGTATATAGCATTGGATTTCGCACCACTATTTAAGAATTCTTTCAACTAAACTGAAATATGAACAGGTTTTTGTTTACACTTGCGACTAGGAAACGAAATACCTAATCTACTAATTGCTTTATCTCAGACATTTGCCTAGGTTTGTCGGTTTGTAGAAGTTCTGCCCAAAAACCGGTGAGATGATTTGGTTTGACTAAAAAGAGTTTGgtgaaaagctcaaaataaaatgttttgtcGATCCCAAAAAGGATAGCCGTGCACTCATCAAACATTTTGGCCCAACCATGACTGGACATATACATATTCACACAGAGAATGAACGGGACGCGAACATGCGGCCCGCTGTCAGGATAATACTTACTTGGTTAGTGTTCCACTATCGTACCGGCCACCGTAGCGTCCTGCGTCGCGCAATGCCGTTGGTGTCAGGAGCGAGCTGCTGCGCGCCTCATACGCCCGGATCGTTCGCGGTGGCGCTCCACTGGTTGTTGCACCACCACTGCTGCTTCCACCGCTAcctccaccagcaccagcaccagcaccgtaGTTATCCGACGCGGACAGCGTAgtcgacgaggaggaggaagccGTTGCCGATCCGTGGTTGCCGCCGTCCGCGCGATTGTCCCTATCCTTGAGCAGATCTAGCGCGATCGACGAAGAGGACGAAGCTATATTAGTGCCGTAGCAGGATGAGGAAGCGGCGCCACCGACTCCACCGCCGCCCACGAACGACGAACGACGCTTCGGTGTGTAGGACGCCCCgtacgccgccgccgccgacgacgacgacggagtGCCTTCGTAGTATGTGTTGCGTGTGTACTTGTGGTGttggctgttgttgttgttgttgttgttgttgttgttgttgttgatgatgttaCTGTtgtggcggtggaggtggagaTTGTTGTTGTAGTTGAAACCATCGGTCAGCGGATCGTCGTCGGTCGCTCGGTCGAGGAGCCGCCGCGAACCGGTTCGTGACAACAGCGACGAAGCAGTCGTAGCGGACGCTTGCTGAACCGGATGGtagtgatggtgatggtgtagtaggtggtggtggtgatggtttgCCAGCTGGTGATAGTCCTGGCCGCCGCCCGTTGCCAGGGGAACGTCCAGGCTACTCTGACGCAGCTGGCGCACGCTTCGGTTCGATTTACTCAGGTTCACCATCGTGGCGTAGCGATTGTGGTGACTGTGGAGATGATCGCCACTGCGACCAACCGTGGCATACCCGTCGTACTTACCGCCACCGCCGTAGGGGTCCTTTGACGAGGACCGCAGCAGGTAGGACGAGGATCCACCTCGCGTAAGTGATTTCTCGCGTGTGAAGCTGCTACTACTGGTCGCACCACCGCCTGCACCGTAGTACCCGTAGCTTCCACCGTCCTTGCTAGCTGATGCGGTCGCCTGCGGTCCACTACCATTCGTACCCAACAGGTTACTCGCCGAGGCTCGTTTGGCCGGTTTCTTCTCGTTGAAACGCGTGTAGAAGCTCTTACGTCGGATCCGCTCGATGACGCTCTCCGTGTCCGGATCTACTGGGGAGACAGAGGTCAGTTGGGGGGTGGTTAGTAGCCGCGATTGGCGCCGGGAcacggacgacgacgacgccggtGACACGGACGCGTGCATCGGGTGGCCACCGAGCAGCTCGTCCGAGCACACCGACCAGCTGTCAAAGTACAGCTCGCGTTCCTCCGACGGCGAAAGGAACGTGCTGGACGAGTTGTCGTCGTACGGACTACTTCGCGAACCAGAGGAGTAGTTGGTGATGCTATCGTACGACGGTGTCAGTGTGCAGTAGAGATTGATATTATTttcgtggttgttgttgttgttgttgttgttgctcatGCTATTATATCCTGACGAAGCCGTCGTACCGCCCGTTGACCCTAGTGTCATCTCGCAGGGTAACGGCGGGGGGTAGCTATAGTTATTATTGCTGCTACCTCCATTACCCATCGTAGCAACCGATGCTGCGGTTGGTGTGTTGCTAGTGTAaccggtggtagtggtggtggtggtgttgttgttcaCGCAAGCCTTATTTGCTAGTGCTAGACTATTGCTACTAGGATTGCTGATGTAATTATTGTTGGCATGGTGGGAATTCTGGTGGTAggggtgctgttgttgttgttgtgttgtcgGTATGTTGCTACTGTGGTGATTACAGCTGTTCGCCCGCTGCAGGCGCTTCAGTTTTTCCGTCGCCGAGTGTACGGCCTGCTCGAGATCGATCGTCAGCGCACGGGCCCGGCCCCTTCGGTCCGGTTCTTCGCGGGAAGGAGCACTGCTGTTCGGCTGCTTCCGGCCGGGCCTGCCACCAGTCTCACCGGCGTTTTCACCCTCGCTACCACCATGGGGTGGCGGCGTTTGGCAATCTTTCTCGCAACCGGGATAGCCATACTTAACCGGTATCTGCGATATCGAAGACGGGCGGGCACCGGGCGGTGCCACCCTAAACTTACGCTGCTCACCGTCACCACCGCCATCCCCGTTGGAGAGTGTGCTCCCGGCGGTGGTCGGGTACTGGGGTAGCACGGTGTCACTACGGGCACCACCGTACGCCTTCTGGCGGACCACCGAACCAGATCCGGCCGATGATTTCGACGGCTGCAGTTCGGCGACCTCCCGCAGCCTGTGAACGTCGCGCTCGATCGGCTGCATCAGGTCGGGCATATCGGGACGGCGCGGGGAAGTCGGGCCATCGTCCGACCGACCACCCATCACGATGTGGCTAGACGACTTGGTATTAAGAAGACGGTTATTGCGTGAATCTTTCTCAATTTTCCTAAAAAGCCCCAGTACCTTGGTGACGCCACACCGGTTGAACGTGCCCGGCATCTCCTCCACGCTGACGGCCCGCTTGATCAGCTTCGATTCGGTCAACTCGGGCACGCGCGGCCCCGTCGACAGTTCGCGCAGGTTCCGTATCACCGAGTCGATGCGCGACTTGCGCGTCGAACCTTTCTCGCCCATCGGAGCGTCGTCCGGCAAGAGCGTTGCGTTGGTGACACTCttgctctttttcttctccttcttcagCGGCACCGATTGATCCGCCGCTTGCTTCGACCCTATAACATCCGGTGTGTTGGAGGTCACTTCCATCACGGAGGAGCTTCCCGGAACCATCGCCGGTACAGCTGTATCGGGGAGAAGGGCTTCGGCGGAGGCCGCCTCAATGGCTGCTGTTGCGGCAGCGGCCGCCGCAGCGGCTGCCTTCTTCTCCTTGTTGCTCTTGCTGGTGTCCCGGAACTTTTCAAACTTCTGCCCAATGCTGGCCAGAAAGCCCTGCTTGGGTTTCTTTTCTGGCgatttcgatttttccttcgccgccGAAGTGGTGGTCACCGCTTCAGAGTTAACCGTCGGGGGTTCCTTGATAGTGACCGTTTTACCGGTCACTTCCTTCGCCACTGAACCCTCCTTCGTTGTTTTCCCCGGGGCAGTTTCGACGGAGGACACTACGCTGGTCACTTTGCCGTTGGTTTCGGAAGTCGACGCTTTGGAAACCTTCTTCACGATCCGTATAACCTTTTTCACCTTCTTCGGCGGACTGGTGGTTGTGCTTCCCGACGATGCTTCCACTGCCGTCGAGCCAGTTCCGTTCGATTTGATATCCTCCGACGGCTGAGATGTCGCTCCGGTACCAGAATCCTCTTTCACGACTGGACCTCCTTCGGATGTGGGTGACTTTGGTAACTTTAGATCTTTCGGAGGAGTCAGCTTTGACGAAGGGAAACTCTTTGGACGAGCGATTTTGCTGACGGCGTTCGAAGGAGTTCCCGCACTAGTAACGGCGGGAAACTCGGCAGCGACCAAGCTTGTCGATTGTTGGTCAGCCGGTAGTTCCTTTGCTTCGGAAGCGTTCGACATCGGTGCCTCGAGGGAAATGTCTCCCGCAACGGATAGCTTGGTGGTGTCCTGTCCCGGTTCCTTGCAGGGATACGATTTCGGGCGTATCAACTTGGActctttcttctgcttctccgCCGATACTGTACTGGCTGCAGCTGGACGCGGTTGGGTGGCTACATCTGGCTGTTGTTCCACTTTTTTCACCTTCTTTACCACGACCGTAGGAGTGCTGGATTCCACGCCATTGGGCGTGGCGGTTTCACTGGTTCCTGTGCTTCCGCCGGCAACCACCTTCTTCACTATCTTCACCTTTTTAACCTTGACAATCTTCTTCGTTGTAGGCTTCGGTTCTATAGACGCTGGAGCCACGACTTCAGTCGGCGTTGGTGCACCATCCATGGTGGAAGCTGTGACTTCCGTGACTGCCGGGATGGTACTATCGTCCGGCTGCGTTCCACCACAATCTGGGCATCCCGGCACACTACACTCCGACGGTGGAATCGAAGGTGGCGGCATTTCTTCACCTGCACCGGCATTCTTCAGCTGTGCCATCTGTGCCGTAAGCGACGTCATGTTGGTCAGATCCTGTAGCTGCTCCTGCAGCAGCGAGAGTGTTTCCGCCGCCGACCGGTACTGCTCCGATCTTGCCGCTGGGTCTTCCATTTCGCGGGAACGCGAAAGACTTCGCCGGTGCGCACGAACTCCACCGAACTCCTCGTCTGCGTCCGATTTTTTGTACTTCTCCAGGAAGTAGCTCAACCGATCGGTGATCGTATCGTTCGCCAGCTTCTCCCGGCGTGCTCGTCCGCTGGCGCTTCCCTCGCGCATCGTAACGAGCGGTGAGGTGGAGTCCGAGCCATTCTCCATCGCCCCAGATGCAGACTCTTCGAGGTGGTGTTGTGGTCGTTCTTCCTTCGGTGGATCGAAAAAGTCGGGCCGAAGGAAGCGTGACAGACGCTTCTGCGTTGGAGCAAGACCCTCCGCCGCCGGACTGAAGCGgtgtggtgatggtgttgttgttgttgatgttgttgttgtggtcatggagttggtggtggtggatccTAGTGCACGTGTCGACAGTGTGTGTGGTGAGGCCGACTTTCTCGCCTCGTACGCAGACATACCGGAGACATCGCTGGGAATGCTGGACGAACCGTACGGAGCGTACTTCTCGTACAGCGGTGTCGTACTCTGGTACGCCGGTGGTGGCGATAGGATGTCCCGCGGTTGGCTTCCACCACGCCGGCCCCCTCCTCCGGACGCACTCCAACCACCAACACCGTAGTCGGTCGCATCGACCGATCTGCTGCCGGAACTGTTGCTGTAGCTTCGCCGGTAGAGTCGCTGGTTGGCCGATGCCAGTGACGACCCTCCGCTGTTCTGGATCGAGAGGGTACGCGAGAGCTTGCGAGCCTGTTGCGGAGGTAGCTGAGCCAGCAGCTGCTCCTGGACGCGCTGTGATAGCGCCGGCGTGATGCTGGACAGGGTCTCTAGGTCACGCTTCGACAGACGCAACTGCGACAGATCGAGATCGCGCAGATCCAGATTTTCCTCCGTCGTGCCGTTGCCGGCACCGTCCGCTTCGTCTGGCTGGTGGCTCGCACCATTGGTACCGCTTGCCACGAAACCCGTTCCCTCGCCTTCGACActacttcttcttcctccAACCCCCAGCGCACTGGAGCTGGCGTCCTTACTCTCACCCCCGTTGTAGGCGCCGTACGCGGCCAAGGATGCCAGATCCTTGTagaaggaggaggatgaggcggcggtgttgttgttgttgttgttgttgttgttggtggtggtggtggtggacggGGGAAGATGGTTAGATGATGAGTGCGGATGATAGCTATACCTATTGTTATAACTACTACggatgctgttgttgctgctgtttggcggcggtggaggtggtggtggttgctgttgttgtggttgttgttgctgatggtggtgatggtggtggtggtggtaggtttggttgctgatgctgctgttaTTACTACTGTTCGTTACAtggttattttgtgttttggatCTAGTGCCTGGAAGAGATGGATGTATGGAACAGGAGGAACACAGAATGGacaaagagagagggagagagatagagagaaagcGGGTGAGAGGTAGAGAGAAAAGACGGAAGTATGTAGGAAGGCAGCCATTTCGAGTAAGGATCGACCAGGATCGCGAGCGTTGGAAGGAGAGAAgtagagagtgagagaaagagaaagagagaaagaaaaaacgaatacAGTTCGCAAACGGGAAATCGACAAATTTTGCAATAGCCAAAATGTAAGATAAGGATTTTATCatgtgtttttggtttgtttgtttccaatACGATCAG
This window harbors:
- the LOC131284859 gene encoding uncharacterized protein LOC131284859; this translates as MVIGEQVEGGEAMPPSPQQYPPQKATIENIMSGIENTGTVKMNNHRKKLRQRFDIIKKLGQGTYGKVQLGINKETGQEVAIKTIKKSKIETEADLIRIRREVQIMSSVQHPNIIHIYEVFENREKMVLVMEFAAGGELYDYLSERKVLAEEEARRIFRQVATAIYYCHKHKICHRDLKLENILLDENGNAKIADFGLSNVFDEQRLLATFCGSPLYASPEIVKGTPYLGPEVDCWSLGVLLYTLVYGAMPFDGANFKRLVKQISQGDYFEPKKPSRASPLIREMLTVCPRQRANIEQICNHWWVNEGYDESCLDLAEELANQTPVRLDVLLSLAPPSVTADQLLVGNGQDEAKAKDRIQRSHSVGSIVDMGGTEAERRILDMVAAGGEAALMPSPTRTITPAEATAGSPAQTKRKLETTVSTENATGAVKKKDRADPSPSQPRIPEVMDMEEEEQQGAKEAELEQPVETQKTSEAQPAAEEAVGQQEPIRSTEAPSGKLVEATDVLEDLQNLENMCDELLLEAAAQPHQSKAQAVQSTTKVDPSSEPPPPVSANGTSASAASTPTSEAPVKTVSSVRAKLEKLEKAGDNSESKPASSAIPAVRKVFGKNKTTDLSSAINEVNTQHPVGSAHRSASSGVERKSSLPDESLARTAERRKSRILETAEKFQAMNQHQQQQPAGSDKFKKFVLPGGGVPTVGNYKKEFERKTGLSNSATFTKPPPSASTLVDAQQRKLHEPELQPEATPPPTSGPIKSISGFQQSHDDCRSTESPSLTTSGKSDDEVKESDSKSSVGSFSLEDARRSMENSIAMLSRAKTSDTSAPTTPTIDQLCARTESVSMMEDNERERKLKNAREIIGNAIPIGRLRKPPMPFGANGRSTTGTLGINKPIETMSIPRKVLFGSIPSTPRDETKTSHAEITLKSATLPRRKLSNKPLELLGDAQTKAEQRMQPSVQPPVAFPPMRFSTEVQHQMPDLRSAPIGRELPPAFAPMAHQHQQHLHQRANSLEPQGRDQQGSSAFAAAQQQKPPAYQRTMSGAGYGAGYGGVTSSNVPSRAGTLSRQSTNDSNDSDNTISQGPISTNASGIMSAGTISNSGSTTMPIKKSPREYIIPIAVEGGGFVTPRANSLEPSESNMSAATNASGAAAAGAGFGMKPRIGRPRRLGSLLMENEGEGGDASPFPRLNRHTSLGRESDSEEPKFNTMHRLRSSRPSKRGTVDPNDSASSGEEDDDDGFEILTAENLFSTLLSRVRALTNRLNVNDVNSPRFPASRFMNNLRQTQAPFWHQDPFGRHMNEGHGANAAWRHSMSRDLSTDIDSMFSRSGATLPRGTRSKTQNNHVTNSSNNSSISNQTYHHHHHHHHQQQQPQQQQPPPPPPPPNSSNNSIRSSYNNRYSYHPHSSSNHLPPSTTTTDLASLAAYGAYNGGESKDASSSALGVGGRRSSVEGEGTGFVASGTNGASHQPDEADGAGNGTTEENLDLRDLDLSQLRLSKRDLETLSSITPALSQRVQEQLLAQLPPQQARKLSRTLSIQNSGGSSLASANQRLYRRSYSNSSGSRSVDATDYGVGGWSASGGGGRRGGSQPRDILSPPPAYQSTTPLYEKYAPYGSSSIPSDVSGMSAYEARNPAAEGLAPTQKRLSRFLRPDFFDPPKEERPQHHLEESASGAMENGSDSTSPLVTMREGSASGRARREKLANDTITDRLSYFLEKYKKSDADEEFGGVRAHRRSLSRSREMEDPAARSEQYRSAAETLSLLQEQLQDLTNMTSLTAQMAQLKNAGAGEEMPPPSIPPSECSVPGCPDCGGTQPDDSTIPAVTEVTASTMDGAPTPTEVVAPASIEPKPTTKKIVKVKKVKIVKKVVAGGSTGTSETATPNGVESSTPTVVVKKVKKVEQQPDVATQPRPAAASTVSAEKQKKESKLIRPKSYPCKEPGQDTTKLSVAGDISLEAPMSNASEAKELPADQQSTSLVAAEFPAVTSAGTPSNAVSKIARPKSFPSSKLTPPKDLKLPKSPTSEGGPVVKEDSGTGATSQPSEDIKSNGTGSTAVEASSGSTTTSPPKKVKKVIRIVKKVSKASTSETNGKVTSVVSSVETAPGKTTKEGSVAKEVTGKTVTIKEPPTVNSEAVTTTSAAKEKSKSPEKKPKQGFLASIGQKFEKFRDTSKSNKEKKAAAAAAAAATAAIEQAADQSVPLKKEKKKSKSVTNATLLPDDAPMGEKGSTRKSRIDSVIRNLRELSTGPRVPELTESKLIKRAVSVEEMPGTFNRCGVTKVLGLFRKIEKDSRNNRLLNTKSSSHIVMGGRSDDGPTSPRRPDMPDLMQPIERDVHRLREVAELQPSKSSAGSGSVVRQKAYGGARSDTVLPQYPTTAGSTLSNGDGGGDGEQRKFRVAPPGARPSSISQIPVKYGYPGCEKDCQTPPPHGGSEGENAGETGGRPGRKQPNSSAPSREEPDRRGRARALTIDLEQAVHSATEKLKRLQRANSCNHHSSNIPTTQQQQQHPYHQNSHHANNNYISNPSSNSLALANKACVNNNTTTTTTTGYTSNTPTAASVATMGNGGSSNNNYSYPPPLPCEMTLGSTGGTTASSGYNSMSNNNNNNNNHENNINLYCTLTPSYDSITNYSSGSRSSPYDDNSSSTFLSPSEERELYFDSWSVCSDELLGGHPMHASVSPASSSSVSRRQSRLLTTPQLTSVSPVDPDTESVIERIRRKSFYTRFNEKKPAKRASASNLLGTNGSGPQATASASKDGGSYGYYGAGGGATSSSSFTREKSLTRGGSSSYLLRSSSKDPYGGGGKYDGYATVGRSGDHLHSHHNRYATMVNLSKSNRSVRQLRQSSLDVPLATGGGQDYHQLANHHHHHLLHHHHHYHPVQQASATTASSLLSRTGSRRLLDRATDDDPLTDGFNYNNNLHLHRHNSNIINNNNNNNNNNNNSQHHKYTRNTYYEGTPSSSSAAAAYGASYTPKRRSSFVGGGGVGGAASSSCYGTNIASSSSSIALDLLKDRDNRADGGNHGSATASSSSSTTLSASDNYGAGAGAGGGSGGSSSGGATTSGAPPRTIRAYEARSSSLLTPTALRDAGRYGGRYDSGTLTNNAVQLIKSRLYSLLLRCTTSTAGNTRGQSHHRHTDARL